One region of Chryseobacterium sp. C-71 genomic DNA includes:
- a CDS encoding SDR family NAD(P)-dependent oxidoreductase: MKNIVIIGCGKGIGLATAKILAEHNRIIGISRTENPELSHPNIEFHPMDILSGNLDEITFPEVVDGLVYAPGSINLKPFNRLSVDDFKNDFEINVLGAVKIIQKLLPNLKKSESASVVLFSSVAAKLGMPFHASIAASKNAVEGLTKSLAAEFSAQKIRVNAIAPSLTDTNLASQLLATPEKREASAKRHPLQRVGTAEEIAEMTAFLVSDKSSWITGQVFGIDGGMGSVKL; encoded by the coding sequence ATGAAAAATATAGTCATCATCGGTTGCGGAAAGGGAATCGGATTAGCAACGGCAAAAATTCTTGCAGAACATAACAGGATCATCGGAATTTCCAGAACGGAAAATCCTGAACTGAGTCATCCGAATATTGAATTTCATCCAATGGATATTCTTTCCGGAAATTTAGATGAAATTACTTTCCCTGAAGTGGTGGATGGATTGGTTTATGCACCGGGAAGCATTAATTTAAAACCTTTTAACCGACTTTCTGTAGATGATTTTAAAAATGATTTTGAGATCAATGTTTTGGGAGCGGTTAAAATTATTCAAAAACTGTTGCCGAATCTTAAAAAGTCGGAAAGTGCCTCTGTTGTGCTTTTCAGTTCCGTTGCGGCAAAACTGGGGATGCCTTTTCACGCTTCTATTGCGGCGAGTAAAAATGCAGTGGAAGGTCTTACGAAAAGTCTGGCGGCGGAATTTTCGGCTCAGAAAATCAGGGTGAACGCAATTGCACCTTCTTTAACGGACACGAATTTAGCATCACAGCTTTTGGCAACACCAGAGAAAAGAGAAGCTTCAGCAAAAAGACATCCGTTGCAAAGAGTGGGAACGGCTGAAGAAATTGCGGAAATGACGGCTTTCCTTGTTTCGGATAAATCTTCGTGGATTACAGGACAGGTTTTTGGAATTGATGGCGGAATGGGAAGTGTTAAGCTTTAG
- a CDS encoding TIGR03643 family protein, with amino-acid sequence MNKNLNIQEIDRIIEMAWEDRTPFEAIKFQFGISESEVIELMRSELKESSFKLWRKRVNSGISQKHLKKRSEAIDRFKCSRQRIISNNKISKR; translated from the coding sequence ATGAATAAAAACCTCAACATACAAGAAATTGACAGAATCATCGAAATGGCGTGGGAAGACAGAACGCCATTTGAAGCGATAAAATTTCAGTTTGGAATAAGTGAATCAGAAGTAATTGAACTTATGCGCTCAGAACTTAAAGAATCGAGTTTTAAGCTTTGGAGAAAAAGAGTGAATTCGGGAATAAGCCAGAAACATCTGAAGAAAAGAAGCGAAGCGATCGATCGCTTTAAATGCAGCAGACAGAGAATCATCAGCAATAATAAAATCTCGAAAAGGTAG
- a CDS encoding DASH family cryptochrome, translated as MPKKQKINILWITKDLRTRDSESLYNVMQEELPFIAVYVFDSEFFAQTQFGSRKIGKYRAKFLLESVENLKQNLAKQKIPFLVKYSKTEDVLKDISEEFEVVKIFCQEEWTKEETELHTKIRSVVPAAIWEKSYSQFLVHPLFVFKTLDKIPMLFTAFRQKIEKNLLIRPEFESKDLIYNKSEIHFKSDAISLKSIGFEDFETDERTAFPFSGGENEALKRLHHYFSETQNLSQYKQTRNGLVGIDYSSKFSAWLSDGSISAVTIYHEIKKYEEEFGANDSTYWLIFELLWRDFFRYVSLQYKDLIFSKSGINHQKYFVENNKTLIQKWKDGETDSDFVNANMLELKNTGWMSNRGRQNVASYFCKILKQDWIIGAAYFEEMLIDYDVHSNYGNWMYLAGVGNDNRDRTFNPEKQAEMYDSNQEFIKLWLKQ; from the coding sequence ATGCCGAAAAAACAAAAAATCAACATCCTCTGGATCACCAAAGATTTGAGAACAAGAGATTCAGAATCCTTATACAATGTGATGCAGGAAGAGTTACCTTTTATTGCAGTGTATGTTTTTGACTCTGAATTTTTTGCTCAGACACAATTCGGTTCCAGAAAAATCGGAAAATACCGTGCAAAATTTTTGCTGGAAAGTGTAGAAAATTTAAAGCAGAATTTAGCAAAACAGAAGATTCCTTTTTTAGTCAAATACAGCAAAACGGAAGACGTTTTAAAAGACATTTCCGAGGAATTTGAAGTCGTGAAGATTTTCTGTCAGGAAGAATGGACTAAAGAGGAAACCGAACTTCATACAAAAATCCGAAGTGTGGTTCCGGCTGCCATTTGGGAAAAATCGTATTCTCAGTTTCTGGTTCATCCGCTTTTTGTTTTTAAGACTTTGGATAAAATTCCGATGCTTTTTACCGCGTTCCGGCAGAAAATTGAAAAAAATCTGCTGATTCGCCCTGAATTTGAATCGAAAGATTTGATATACAACAAATCGGAGATTCATTTTAAAAGCGATGCCATTTCATTAAAATCGATCGGTTTTGAAGATTTTGAAACGGACGAAAGAACAGCTTTTCCTTTTTCGGGCGGAGAAAATGAAGCATTGAAAAGATTGCATCATTATTTTTCAGAAACGCAAAATCTGAGTCAATACAAACAAACCCGAAACGGTTTGGTGGGAATAGATTACAGTTCAAAATTTTCCGCTTGGCTGTCGGATGGAAGCATATCTGCGGTAACCATTTACCACGAAATAAAAAAATATGAGGAGGAATTCGGAGCCAATGATTCAACGTATTGGTTGATTTTTGAGCTGCTTTGGAGGGATTTTTTCAGATATGTTTCTTTACAGTACAAAGATTTGATTTTTTCGAAAAGCGGAATCAATCATCAGAAATATTTCGTTGAAAACAATAAAACATTGATTCAAAAATGGAAGGATGGAGAAACGGATTCCGATTTCGTGAATGCGAATATGCTCGAACTCAAAAATACAGGCTGGATGAGCAATCGCGGTCGACAGAATGTAGCTTCGTATTTCTGCAAAATCCTGAAACAGGACTGGATAATCGGAGCGGCTTATTTTGAGGAAATGCTGATTGATTATGATGTTCACAGCAATTACGGCAATTGGATGTATCTCGCCGGAGTCGGAAATGACAACCGTGACCGGACTTTTAACCCTGAAAAACAGGCAGAAATGTACGATTCTAACCAAGAATTCATAAAATTATGGCTAAAACAGTAA
- a CDS encoding porin: MMIQKVLVFTLLLGLMSISAQESKENSLKISGSAEVYYQFDTNNPENNTRPGFVYSHHRNNEININLAFIKANYETENLRANLALATGTYMNANYSEEQGVLKNIYEANVGFKISRHKNIWIDAGVFPSHIGFESAVVKDNWTLTRSIAAENSPYFETGAKITYTTDSGKWLMSALVVNGWQRIQQVDGNSVPSFGHQLTYTPNEKLTLNSSSFIGNDRPDSIRQMRYFHNLYGIYKINKQWAVRAGFDIGAEQKTKGSDSYNIWYTPVLIAKYSPTEKFSIAARGEYYHDKYGVKIATGTENGFQTFGYSLNADYQILPNLLWRTEIKNLNSRDALFMNRNKEFERNSFTTVTSLSVYF; encoded by the coding sequence ATGATGATTCAGAAAGTTTTAGTATTTACTTTATTGCTTGGTCTAATGAGTATTTCTGCACAGGAATCTAAAGAAAATTCGCTAAAAATAAGTGGATCTGCAGAAGTGTATTATCAATTTGACACTAATAACCCGGAGAATAATACTCGTCCGGGTTTTGTCTACAGCCATCATCGCAACAATGAAATCAATATCAATCTGGCCTTTATCAAAGCCAATTATGAAACCGAAAATCTGCGGGCAAATTTAGCTTTGGCGACCGGAACATATATGAATGCCAATTATTCTGAAGAACAGGGTGTTTTGAAGAATATCTATGAAGCCAACGTTGGCTTTAAAATTTCAAGGCATAAAAATATCTGGATAGATGCCGGAGTTTTTCCTTCTCACATTGGTTTTGAAAGCGCAGTTGTAAAAGACAACTGGACTTTGACGAGAAGTATCGCCGCAGAAAATTCGCCCTATTTTGAAACCGGCGCTAAAATTACGTACACTACCGACAGTGGAAAATGGTTAATGAGCGCTTTGGTTGTCAACGGTTGGCAGCGCATTCAACAGGTTGATGGCAACAGCGTTCCCTCTTTTGGGCACCAGCTGACGTATACACCAAATGAAAAACTGACCCTTAACAGCAGTTCATTTATAGGAAACGACAGACCAGACAGCATACGACAGATGCGGTACTTTCACAATTTGTACGGAATTTATAAGATCAATAAGCAATGGGCGGTGAGAGCGGGTTTTGACATTGGTGCTGAGCAAAAAACTAAAGGAAGTGATTCTTATAATATTTGGTATACCCCGGTTTTGATTGCCAAATATTCACCGACAGAAAAATTCAGTATTGCCGCAAGAGGTGAATATTATCATGACAAATATGGTGTCAAAATAGCCACAGGAACCGAAAATGGCTTTCAGACCTTCGGGTATTCTCTGAATGCGGATTACCAAATTTTGCCAAACCTGCTTTGGAGAACGGAAATCAAAAATCTCAACAGCAGAGATGCCTTATTCATGAATCGAAATAAAGAATTTGAAAGAAATAGTTTTACAACGGTGACTTCTTTGTCAGTTTATTTCTAA
- a CDS encoding cryptochrome/photolyase family protein, whose product MAKTVKHTAQLIFPHQLFEDMDYLDKSQPVFLIEEFLFFKQYLFHQQKIAFHRATMKFYENELKKTGFEVEYIEISSKFSDIRNLIPKLEKDSFTTIKTTDVCDNWLEKRLKETKLELEILDSPLFINSKEELKDYFEGKKAYHQTDFYKQQRITRNILMKAGKPLGGKWTYDTENRKKYPKNKKAPAIHFPKNNEFYEEAKQYAEKHFAKNYGTLTDEQLYPTTFKEAKQWLEQFLENRFLEFGIYEDSIVEKEHFLHHSVLSPLMNVGLLTPENVLEKAISFAKNNDIPVNSLEGFVRQILGWREFVCGVYVYQGTYQRNKNYWKHKQKLPESFYTAKTGIRPIDSSLKKILKTGYAHHIERLMIFANFMNLAQFNPHEVYQWFMEMFIDSYDWVMVPNVYGMSSFSDGGKMSTKPYISGSNYIKKMSDYPDGDWAEQWDALFWNFINDHQDFFPKNPRLGMMLRTLEKMPEEKRKQHLKTAKEFIENLK is encoded by the coding sequence ATGGCTAAAACAGTAAAACATACCGCCCAACTGATTTTTCCGCATCAGCTTTTTGAGGATATGGATTATCTGGATAAAAGTCAGCCTGTATTTTTGATAGAGGAATTTCTGTTTTTTAAGCAGTATTTATTTCATCAACAGAAGATTGCGTTTCACCGTGCAACAATGAAATTTTATGAAAATGAATTAAAAAAGACAGGTTTTGAAGTTGAATATATAGAAATTTCATCGAAATTTTCGGACATCAGAAATTTAATTCCGAAGCTTGAAAAAGATAGTTTTACAACGATAAAGACAACAGATGTTTGCGACAATTGGCTGGAAAAAAGATTAAAAGAAACAAAACTGGAACTCGAAATTTTGGATAGTCCGCTTTTCATCAACAGCAAAGAAGAGCTGAAAGATTATTTTGAAGGTAAAAAAGCCTATCATCAGACTGATTTTTATAAGCAGCAGAGAATTACCCGAAATATCCTGATGAAAGCGGGAAAACCTTTGGGCGGAAAATGGACGTACGACACCGAAAACCGGAAAAAATATCCGAAAAATAAAAAAGCGCCCGCAATTCATTTTCCGAAAAACAATGAATTTTACGAGGAAGCAAAACAATACGCCGAAAAGCATTTTGCCAAGAATTACGGAACGCTTACGGATGAACAGCTCTACCCGACTACCTTCAAGGAAGCGAAACAATGGCTGGAACAGTTTCTGGAAAACCGTTTTCTGGAATTTGGCATTTACGAGGACAGCATCGTGGAAAAGGAACATTTTCTGCATCACAGCGTGCTTTCTCCGTTAATGAATGTCGGGCTCTTAACACCTGAAAATGTTTTGGAAAAAGCGATTTCATTTGCAAAAAACAACGATATTCCGGTGAATTCTCTGGAAGGTTTTGTGCGGCAGATTTTGGGTTGGAGAGAATTTGTTTGCGGGGTTTATGTTTATCAGGGAACGTATCAGCGGAATAAAAATTACTGGAAACATAAGCAAAAACTTCCGGAATCTTTTTACACCGCCAAAACGGGAATCCGTCCGATTGACAGTTCGCTTAAGAAAATCCTGAAAACCGGTTATGCACATCACATCGAACGACTGATGATTTTTGCCAACTTTATGAATCTTGCCCAGTTCAATCCTCATGAAGTTTACCAATGGTTTATGGAAATGTTCATCGATTCCTACGATTGGGTGATGGTTCCGAATGTGTATGGAATGAGCAGTTTTTCGGACGGCGGAAAGATGAGCACAAAACCGTACATCAGCGGAAGCAATTATATTAAAAAAATGAGTGATTATCCTGACGGAGATTGGGCGGAACAATGGGATGCGCTGTTCTGGAATTTTATTAATGACCATCAAGATTTTTTTCCCAAAAATCCAAGATTGGGAATGATGCTGAGAACACTGGAGAAAATGCCTGAAGAAAAACGAAAACAGCATTTGAAAACTGCAAAGGAATTTATTGAAAATCTGAAATGA
- a CDS encoding MarR family winged helix-turn-helix transcriptional regulator: MNTDFFIDLLHQVKEFENSEAYKPHYTVEDFRIWMNDKKYRKESPTQLFKNEQHQVSFTENEICKQVLLLGRYSKQLIRKGLADFPELANEEFTYLYRLKDEPNLTKIQLIERNGHEKQTGTQIIKRLLEHQLIEEKNDLEDKRSKRLNLTEKGKDFFHRSVEKVNMTSKILAGKLENNEKNELLEMLRKINDFHSHIYFQYKNFNIDEISETFN; encoded by the coding sequence ATGAATACTGATTTTTTCATTGATTTGCTGCATCAGGTTAAAGAATTTGAAAATTCTGAAGCTTACAAACCTCATTATACGGTTGAGGATTTCCGTATTTGGATGAATGATAAAAAATACAGAAAGGAAAGCCCGACTCAACTTTTTAAAAATGAACAGCATCAGGTTTCTTTTACGGAAAATGAGATCTGCAAACAGGTTTTACTTTTGGGAAGATATTCTAAACAGCTTATCAGAAAAGGATTGGCTGATTTTCCTGAGCTTGCAAACGAAGAATTTACGTATCTCTACCGACTGAAAGACGAACCGAATTTGACTAAAATTCAACTCATTGAAAGAAACGGCCACGAGAAACAAACCGGAACGCAAATCATCAAAAGACTTCTGGAGCATCAATTAATTGAAGAAAAAAATGATTTGGAGGATAAAAGAAGTAAAAGATTGAATCTTACCGAAAAAGGTAAAGATTTTTTTCATCGTTCCGTAGAAAAAGTGAATATGACGTCAAAAATTCTTGCCGGAAAACTTGAAAATAACGAAAAAAATGAACTCTTGGAAATGCTCAGAAAAATAAATGATTTCCATTCACATATTTACTTCCAATATAAAAATTTTAATATTGATGAAATCAGTGAGACATTCAATTAG